The Sphaerospermopsis torques-reginae ITEP-024 genome has a window encoding:
- a CDS encoding SUMF1/EgtB/PvdO family nonheme iron enzyme — protein MLRGGSWNNNPRNCRSAYRNNNNPDNRNNNNGFRLVVSGASTLQLSELVNGNLSGVQ, from the coding sequence ATGCTGCGCGGTGGTTCTTGGAACAACAACCCCAGAAATTGCCGTTCTGCGTATCGTAACAACAACAACCCAGACAACAGGAACAACAACAACGGGTTTCGGTTGGTAGTTTCCGGCGCAAGCACTCTTCAACTGTCAGAACTGGTAAATGGGAATTTATCGGGCGTACAATAG
- a CDS encoding RNA-directed DNA polymerase, with protein MKRYGNLYPEITDFANLILASRKAQKGKRFRENVLEFNYNLELELEKIQTELTSKTYQPGAYKTFSILEPKPRIISAAPYRDRVVHHALCNVIVPIIEKTFINDSYANRVGFGTHRALRRFTKFARSSSYILQCDIKKYFPSIDHNILKILIRRKIKCQDTLWLIDTIINSSNPQISAIEYFPGDDLLAPLQYHIGLPIGNLTSQFFSNVYLNGLDHFIQEELHINKYVRYVDDFALFADDKNVLTEAKLAIESYLANLRLKLHPVKTQIFETRHGANFLGFRILPDRIRLRSENLIRGKRRLKKLQKHYQNGIISAQDVNRSVQSWNAHLEHGDTWRLRQKIFASLVATRL; from the coding sequence ATGAAACGTTATGGTAATCTTTATCCCGAAATTACAGACTTTGCTAATTTAATCTTAGCATCACGTAAGGCGCAAAAAGGTAAGCGGTTCAGAGAAAATGTTTTAGAATTTAATTACAACCTAGAATTAGAATTAGAAAAAATCCAAACGGAGTTAACATCAAAAACCTATCAACCAGGTGCTTATAAAACTTTCAGCATTCTTGAACCTAAACCTCGGATCATTTCCGCTGCACCCTATCGAGATAGAGTAGTTCATCATGCCTTGTGTAATGTAATTGTACCAATTATTGAGAAAACATTTATCAATGATTCCTATGCTAACCGGGTAGGGTTTGGAACTCATCGCGCTTTACGTCGCTTTACTAAATTTGCTCGCTCTAGTAGCTATATTTTGCAGTGTGATATTAAAAAATATTTTCCTAGTATTGATCACAATATTCTGAAAATATTAATCCGGCGGAAAATTAAATGTCAAGATACTCTTTGGTTAATAGACACTATTATTAATAGTAGTAATCCCCAAATATCTGCCATTGAATATTTCCCTGGTGATGATTTACTTGCACCTTTACAATATCATATAGGTTTACCCATTGGTAATCTCACCAGTCAGTTTTTTTCTAATGTTTATCTTAACGGTTTAGACCATTTTATTCAAGAGGAATTACACATTAATAAATATGTGCGTTATGTAGATGATTTTGCGTTATTTGCCGATGATAAAAATGTTTTAACTGAAGCCAAATTAGCAATAGAATCATATTTAGCTAATCTACGCTTAAAATTGCATCCTGTAAAAACCCAAATCTTTGAAACTCGACACGGTGCAAATTTTCTCGGCTTTCGCATTTTACCAGATAGAATTAGGCTCAGATCAGAAAACCTAATTCGCGGAAAACGCAGACTAAAAAAATTGCAAAAACATTATCAAAATGGTATAATTTCTGCTCAAGACGTTAATCGCTCTGTGCAAAGTTGGAACGCCCATCTAGAACACGGAGACACCTGGCGGTTACGTCAAAAGATATTCGCATCTCTTGTAGCTACAAGACTGTGA
- the avd gene encoding diversity-generating retroelement protein Avd, producing MSDLPIIQKTYDLIKWYVPILDRLPKKHKFGLGNRIVSGLYDLLEGLILARYAKQKLAQLELLNAKLDIIRHQTRLLFDFQLFDERRYQYVGQLLNGIGNELGGWIKQQRQARYS from the coding sequence ATGTCAGATTTACCAATTATCCAAAAAACCTACGATTTAATCAAGTGGTATGTGCCAATTTTAGACCGTTTACCCAAAAAGCATAAATTTGGTTTGGGTAATAGAATTGTCTCTGGACTTTATGATTTGCTGGAAGGTTTAATTTTAGCACGTTACGCTAAACAAAAACTAGCTCAGTTAGAATTGTTGAATGCTAAATTAGATATTATCCGTCATCAAACCCGCTTGTTATTTGATTTTCAGTTATTTGATGAACGCCGCTATCAATATGTGGGACAATTGCTGAATGGAATTGGTAATGAATTGGGTGGTTGGATCAAACAACAACGACAAGCTAGGTATTCATAA
- a CDS encoding SUMF1/EgtB/PvdO family nonheme iron enzyme, producing the protein MKNPSLLNLFLQLREAGLPLTIDQYDLALTALSKNVDIVLNEDNPAIKRVLQTVWVKSRKQQSLFNQCWQEWIWEIKQEDIEKDKPKPVIETIPQPAKFTDEIQPPETPQPDGKPELKPPIEADIEQINPDAISSNEEVATAVKTKLKQQNYFPVIRQQLKRSQQQLTRKLSSNIQKIDVLGTVIDVSKRGFFVKPIFNYPKNKYREVVLLIDQGGSMTPFHPLCRQLEQVYKTAKVYYFHNSPTDELYHDRQCWQGEFLTSVLSKFSRHHTLVIIVSDAGAARGRTVAERWEETYDFLENLISKVKRIAWLNPLPRQRWLNTTAEEIGKINSLVPMFAFDANEFPEMVKWLLGNKLTSLRSNVETFHETSLQQDNEDNHEDLWDYGFDAKGRVAVFEKLLGNSHLKFAAYAAFPLLLTPDLLYSLWYKFFSQSSNPKSDLPWYAVADLLLSDLCQQVDFELYEMEREVRNELLKKLPIRNRQAVLKELSEFLIAYINRQVTNQNQNDELYQVQEWAALSYVDKGSQAAKALAQKLQQAYFNNNKAELVRLSSVIETLAEPLKAEYEPLLKIAQGYRAAVRGDEAGIIASQKALNLALNLNTGENIDVAGVKLKRPEINFGKVRLQSFDFPVITVNRRGEETKRETKQNYYFTEKLSNNVTLDMVYIPGGTFLMGSPKDELGRYNSESPQHQVTVQPFWMGIYPVTQAQWKAVVTQCPKAKRDLNPDPSRFKGNNLPVESISWYDAVEFCERLSRLTRKKYRLPSEAEWEYACRAGTTTPFHFGGTITGELANYHSTTVYAEEPKSEWRQKKTPVGSFTANAFGLYDMHGNVWEWCYDDWHEDYSDSPNNGSAWLKRNNDEDDTSNYRVLRGGSWLSLPRHCRSAYRTYYYPDYRDDYGGFRLVVSGARNL; encoded by the coding sequence ATGAAGAACCCATCCCTGCTAAATCTATTTCTGCAACTGCGAGAAGCTGGTTTACCCCTGACTATAGACCAGTATGATTTGGCATTGACCGCTTTATCTAAAAATGTTGACATAGTATTAAATGAGGATAACCCAGCAATTAAACGGGTTTTACAAACAGTTTGGGTAAAATCTCGCAAACAACAAAGTTTATTTAATCAATGTTGGCAAGAATGGATATGGGAAATTAAACAAGAAGATATTGAAAAAGACAAACCTAAACCAGTCATAGAAACAATCCCCCAACCTGCTAAATTTACAGATGAAATTCAACCACCAGAAACACCTCAACCTGATGGGAAGCCAGAATTAAAACCACCGATAGAAGCAGATATAGAACAAATTAATCCTGATGCAATTAGCAGTAATGAAGAAGTTGCTACTGCTGTAAAAACTAAACTCAAGCAACAAAATTATTTTCCTGTTATTAGACAACAATTAAAAAGAAGTCAGCAACAGTTAACCAGAAAATTATCCAGTAATATTCAAAAAATTGATGTTCTTGGTACAGTGATAGATGTTAGCAAACGGGGATTTTTTGTTAAACCGATTTTTAACTATCCAAAAAATAAATATCGGGAAGTTGTGCTATTAATTGATCAAGGTGGTTCAATGACTCCATTTCACCCACTTTGTCGTCAATTAGAGCAAGTTTACAAGACCGCTAAAGTCTATTATTTTCATAATAGTCCTACGGATGAACTTTACCATGATCGGCAATGTTGGCAAGGTGAATTTTTAACATCTGTATTATCTAAATTTTCCCGACATCATACATTAGTAATTATTGTTAGTGATGCTGGTGCTGCGCGTGGACGCACTGTTGCAGAAAGATGGGAAGAAACTTATGATTTTCTAGAAAACCTCATTTCTAAGGTAAAGAGAATAGCATGGTTGAATCCTCTACCGCGTCAACGTTGGTTAAATACCACTGCGGAAGAAATAGGGAAAATAAATTCTTTAGTTCCCATGTTTGCTTTCGATGCTAACGAGTTTCCAGAGATGGTGAAATGGTTATTGGGTAATAAACTAACTTCTCTCAGATCAAATGTAGAGACGTTTCATGAAACTTCTCTACAACAAGATAATGAAGACAATCATGAAGATTTATGGGATTATGGTTTTGATGCAAAAGGTAGAGTAGCAGTATTTGAGAAATTACTAGGAAACTCACATTTAAAATTTGCTGCTTATGCTGCTTTTCCTTTGCTGTTAACGCCAGATTTATTGTATAGTTTATGGTATAAGTTCTTTTCTCAATCATCAAATCCAAAATCTGATCTTCCTTGGTATGCTGTTGCTGATTTATTATTATCAGATTTATGTCAACAGGTAGATTTTGAGTTATATGAAATGGAACGGGAAGTGAGAAATGAATTATTGAAAAAGCTTCCTATAAGAAATCGTCAAGCGGTATTAAAAGAACTTTCAGAGTTTCTCATTGCATATATTAACCGTCAAGTTACTAATCAAAATCAGAATGATGAATTATATCAAGTTCAAGAATGGGCAGCTTTGAGTTATGTTGATAAAGGTAGTCAAGCAGCGAAAGCATTAGCGCAGAAATTACAACAGGCTTATTTTAATAATAATAAAGCTGAGTTGGTGCGGTTGTCTTCGGTGATTGAAACTTTAGCTGAACCGTTAAAAGCAGAGTATGAACCTTTACTGAAAATAGCACAAGGTTATCGTGCTGCTGTACGGGGTGATGAAGCGGGAATAATAGCAAGTCAGAAAGCATTAAATTTAGCATTAAATTTAAATACTGGGGAAAATATTGATGTTGCAGGAGTTAAATTAAAACGTCCAGAAATTAATTTTGGGAAAGTGCGGTTACAAAGTTTTGATTTTCCTGTCATCACTGTTAACCGTCGCGGTGAGGAAACCAAACGAGAAACCAAACAAAATTATTACTTCACCGAAAAACTATCCAACAATGTCACCCTAGACATGGTGTATATCCCTGGTGGTACATTCCTGATGGGTTCACCAAAAGACGAACTAGGACGCTATAATAGTGAAAGTCCCCAGCATCAGGTAACTGTACAACCTTTTTGGATGGGTATATATCCTGTGACTCAAGCGCAGTGGAAAGCAGTTGTAACACAATGTCCAAAAGCAAAACGGGACCTCAACCCCGATCCTTCAAGATTTAAAGGAAATAATTTGCCAGTTGAGTCAATATCGTGGTATGATGCAGTAGAGTTCTGTGAAAGGCTCTCTAGACTCACTCGTAAAAAATATCGTTTACCGAGTGAAGCTGAATGGGAATACGCTTGCAGGGCTGGCACGACGACACCGTTTCACTTTGGGGGAACAATCACGGGTGAGTTAGCAAATTATCATTCTACCACTGTCTATGCTGAAGAACCTAAAAGTGAATGGAGGCAAAAAAAAACTCCGGTAGGTAGCTTTACAGCTAACGCCTTTGGGTTGTATGATATGCACGGTAATGTTTGGGAATGGTGTTATGATGATTGGCACGAAGATTATAGCGACTCTCCCAATAATGGCAGTGCTTGGCTAAAAAGAAATAATGATGAGGATGATACTAGTAATTATCGCGTGCTGCGCGGTGGTTCTTGGCTCAGCCTCCCCAGACATTGCCGTTCTGCGTATCGTACCTACTACTACCCAGACTACAGGGACGACTACGGCGGGTTTCGGTTGGTAGTTTCCGGCGCAAGGAATCTTTAG
- a CDS encoding AAA family ATPase has translation MDLEYTGQKQPASGGEWNEQVNRKLYPYYPDEGLKEAVNLAIQLNRPLLLEGEPGCGKSELARAVFYEFSQRSEENWHFRLWNIQSTSKAQDGFYTYDYIGRLQAAQLAQINVKDNQSEPSHPDDYLEYGSLGHAFLEHGENDNIKARNIVLIDEIDKADTDFPNDLLLAIEDQCYEIKDVRPRRWLKANKDQPPIIFITSNQEKELPNAFLRRCLYHYVEFPKPEDLINIINGRFPQPPEELVNAAIKRFSNLRDDMNNNKEESEKKVSTSELIDWFQVLNLHVRNENKEIDEKNLKTLLTELNKNALPYSSTLLKTQKDKQEYGDV, from the coding sequence GTGGACTTAGAATACACCGGACAAAAACAACCTGCCTCTGGAGGTGAATGGAACGAACAAGTAAACCGCAAACTGTATCCCTACTATCCTGACGAGGGACTAAAAGAAGCGGTAAATTTAGCCATTCAATTAAACAGACCATTGCTATTAGAGGGTGAACCAGGATGTGGAAAAAGTGAACTTGCAAGGGCGGTTTTTTATGAATTTAGTCAGAGAAGCGAGGAAAATTGGCATTTTCGACTGTGGAATATTCAATCAACCAGCAAAGCACAAGATGGCTTTTACACCTATGATTATATTGGCAGATTACAAGCTGCACAATTAGCACAAATCAACGTTAAAGATAACCAATCAGAACCTTCTCATCCTGATGATTATTTAGAGTATGGTTCATTAGGTCATGCTTTTTTAGAACATGGAGAAAATGATAATATCAAAGCTAGAAATATTGTCTTAATTGATGAAATTGATAAAGCAGATACCGATTTTCCGAATGATTTGTTATTAGCGATAGAAGACCAATGTTATGAAATTAAAGATGTACGTCCTCGACGTTGGTTAAAAGCGAATAAAGATCAGCCACCAATTATTTTTATCACATCCAACCAAGAAAAAGAATTACCTAACGCTTTTCTCCGACGTTGTTTATATCATTATGTGGAATTTCCCAAACCAGAGGATTTAATCAATATTATTAATGGCAGATTTCCACAACCTCCTGAAGAATTGGTAAATGCTGCAATTAAGAGATTTTCAAATTTGCGGGATGATATGAACAATAATAAAGAAGAAAGCGAGAAAAAAGTGAGTACGAGTGAATTAATTGATTGGTTTCAAGTCTTAAATCTTCATGTGAGAAATGAAAATAAAGAGATTGATGAAAAGAACTTAAAAACATTGCTCACAGAACTTAATAAAAATGCACTTCCCTACAGTAGCACGTTGTTAAAAACCCAAAAGGACAAGCAAGAATATGGAGATGTCTGA
- a CDS encoding TRADD-N-associated membrane domain-containing protein, which yields MNDDNFKNKLRNGLYSQQQIVFYIWSGAVVIHVVMICFGIALLFQGKIHDGSLTTVAGVLSQMSVGGFAKYNLSRLEKQIKGLM from the coding sequence ATGAATGACGACAACTTCAAAAATAAACTGCGTAATGGATTATACAGCCAGCAACAGATTGTTTTCTATATCTGGTCTGGTGCTGTAGTGATTCATGTTGTTATGATCTGCTTTGGTATAGCATTGTTATTTCAAGGAAAAATTCACGACGGGTCCTTAACAACTGTCGCTGGTGTTCTGTCTCAGATGTCTGTTGGTGGTTTTGCTAAGTACAATTTATCTCGGTTGGAAAAGCAAATTAAGGGCTTGATGTAG
- a CDS encoding Uma2 family endonuclease — translation MTLSPPLTSQSDPPLPPWESLPTMYDLPSENPEEPGLPDDFHFLQPLLLYLTFQPINWLPELVYSAADLNLYYDLEHPLWYKRPDWFGVVGVSRLYKGEDLRLSYVTWQETANPFVVVELLSPGTEDEDLGNKQSQKDKPSTNKPPTKWEVYERILRIPYYIVFSRYTNELHAFHLVGGHYEPMNLIDGLLPMPELGLSLGLWSGSFRGISKLWLRWFTLDGELIPEPTEEATVAAEEAANAKEEAAAAKERAIVAEQEATQAKRKAEILAQRLRQLGVNPDELDD, via the coding sequence ATGACTTTATCCCCTCCCCTAACTTCTCAATCAGATCCACCCCTTCCCCCTTGGGAGAGTCTACCCACGATGTATGATTTACCTAGTGAGAACCCAGAGGAACCCGGTTTGCCAGACGATTTTCATTTTTTACAACCGTTACTTTTATATCTAACTTTTCAACCTATAAACTGGCTTCCAGAACTTGTTTATAGTGCTGCTGACCTGAATCTTTATTATGATTTAGAGCATCCTTTATGGTATAAACGGCCAGATTGGTTTGGTGTAGTTGGTGTTTCTAGGTTATATAAAGGTGAAGATTTACGTTTAAGTTATGTGACTTGGCAAGAAACAGCAAATCCTTTTGTGGTAGTGGAATTATTATCTCCTGGAACAGAAGATGAAGATTTAGGTAACAAGCAAAGTCAAAAAGATAAACCGTCTACAAATAAACCTCCTACAAAATGGGAAGTTTATGAACGTATTTTGCGGATTCCTTATTATATTGTTTTTAGTCGTTATACCAATGAACTCCACGCATTTCATTTAGTGGGTGGTCATTATGAACCAATGAATTTAATTGATGGACTTTTACCAATGCCAGAGTTAGGTTTAAGTTTAGGATTATGGTCAGGTTCATTTCGTGGTATTTCTAAGTTGTGGTTAAGGTGGTTTACTCTTGATGGAGAATTAATTCCTGAACCTACAGAAGAAGCTACTGTTGCTGCGGAAGAAGCTGCTAATGCTAAAGAAGAAGCTGCTGCTGCAAAAGAAAGAGCTATTGTTGCTGAACAAGAAGCAACTCAAGCAAAAAGAAAAGCGGAAATACTAGCCCAAAGGTTGCGTCAATTAGGCGTTAATCCTGATGAACTTGATGATTAA
- a CDS encoding NAD(P)/FAD-dependent oxidoreductase, translating into MNIVIIGCGVVGAAIAYQLSQVKGLNITVFEKNQPAQGSTAAALGVLMGIISHKTKGKAWQIREESIKRYQTLIPELEAITGRKIPCNRQGLVMLLSEDPEHPLESGVEVMTEWEQLREIRKSQGWQLAVWDKEKLEKFCPQVNNPTVIGAVYSPQDLQLNPTALTLALVDAAQRNGVKFKFGVAVRNHQAPSTDIVQITPHVTEKLKFMETSEGKVEADWFIVTAGLGSTLLTRQLNHKVNIRPVLGQALYLSLGRVLGNPDFQPVITGNDVHLVPMGNGDYWVGATVEFPNDEDEILAKKELLESVKQQAIAFCPDLSEAKILRTWSGLRPRPEGRPAPVIEKLANYSNVILATGHYRNGVLLAPATASIVQNMIMDQGS; encoded by the coding sequence ATGAATATAGTAATTATCGGTTGTGGTGTAGTTGGGGCGGCGATCGCCTATCAACTGAGCCAAGTTAAAGGTTTAAATATCACTGTTTTTGAGAAAAACCAACCAGCACAAGGTTCTACTGCTGCGGCTTTGGGTGTTTTAATGGGCATTATTAGCCATAAAACCAAGGGTAAAGCTTGGCAGATCCGGGAGGAAAGTATTAAACGTTATCAAACTTTAATTCCTGAACTGGAAGCTATCACAGGGCGGAAAATTCCTTGTAACCGTCAAGGTCTTGTCATGTTACTCTCAGAAGACCCAGAACACCCTTTAGAAAGTGGTGTGGAAGTGATGACAGAATGGGAACAATTACGGGAAATTCGTAAATCTCAAGGATGGCAGTTAGCTGTGTGGGACAAGGAAAAACTAGAAAAATTCTGTCCACAAGTTAATAATCCTACTGTGATTGGTGCTGTTTATTCTCCCCAAGACCTGCAACTCAACCCCACGGCTTTAACCTTAGCTTTGGTAGATGCAGCGCAACGCAATGGGGTAAAATTTAAATTTGGTGTGGCTGTACGCAATCATCAAGCACCTTCTACTGACATAGTTCAGATCACACCCCATGTTACTGAAAAACTTAAATTTATGGAAACTTCAGAAGGTAAAGTTGAGGCAGATTGGTTTATTGTGACTGCTGGCTTAGGTTCAACTTTACTGACTAGACAATTAAATCATAAGGTAAATATTCGCCCAGTTTTAGGACAAGCTTTATATTTAAGTTTAGGACGGGTGTTAGGCAATCCTGACTTTCAACCAGTGATTACTGGCAATGATGTTCATCTTGTACCTATGGGTAATGGTGACTATTGGGTGGGTGCTACGGTAGAATTTCCCAATGATGAAGATGAGATTTTAGCTAAAAAAGAATTGTTAGAATCTGTCAAACAACAAGCGATCGCCTTTTGTCCAGATTTATCCGAGGCGAAAATTCTCCGCACTTGGTCCGGTTTGCGTCCCCGTCCTGAAGGTAGACCAGCACCCGTGATTGAGAAATTAGCTAATTATAGTAATGTGATTTTAGCCACTGGTCATTATCGCAACGGTGTTTTACTCGCACCTGCTACAGCTTCAATTGTGCAGAATATGATTATGGATCAAGGTTCTTAA
- the psbQ gene encoding photosystem II protein PsbQ: MVRQRSILSLILVLLTTFLISCGSPSVATAPPTYTPTQLVKIQEYVPDIQVVRDRSQELQTLIQSGEWIKVGNFIHGPMTEARLNMTYVIPNLLPQDQPKGRQITKDLLSHLVKIDQAASGGNTSQALSAYKDAFADVDKFLQLIPE; encoded by the coding sequence ATGGTGCGTCAACGCTCTATTTTGTCACTGATTCTTGTACTCTTGACTACATTCCTGATCAGCTGTGGCAGTCCTAGTGTTGCTACTGCACCTCCAACTTACACACCGACTCAACTGGTGAAAATTCAGGAATATGTGCCTGATATTCAGGTGGTGCGCGATCGCTCACAAGAACTGCAAACCCTGATTCAAAGCGGTGAATGGATCAAGGTGGGTAATTTTATTCATGGACCAATGACGGAAGCTAGGTTAAATATGACCTATGTTATCCCGAACCTATTACCCCAAGACCAACCCAAAGGCAGACAGATAACAAAGGATTTATTAAGTCACTTGGTAAAAATTGACCAAGCTGCTAGTGGGGGTAATACCAGTCAAGCTTTAAGTGCTTACAAAGATGCCTTTGCAGATGTTGACAAGTTCCTACAACTGATTCCAGAGTAA